The sequence below is a genomic window from Rudanella lutea DSM 19387.
TCGTCCAACTAAATTATTATGCAAATCCATAGCAGCATCGTCTCCCTCTGATCCTGATGTTGGCAAACTGCCACTAACAAACCAACTATCAAAATTCCATGCAAAGTAGGTACCTAAATCATTGAAGAAACTGCCGTTAAAAGTTTGCGTTGGACAACTTTGGCAGTTGATGTTTTTCAGTTCGTGAGCAGTAGCAAACTGCCGCATTTTATCCAAAGCTACCCATTTATTTCCTCGCCGGGTAATGATCTCCTGCACCCCCATAGCATTCCAGACTGCATGTTTAAAGGCATTTGCATTATGCCTATCTCCGTTACCATTAGGCCCAAAAAGAGCATCGACCATATTAGTTGCATCGGTCCGAGCCACTGATACGCTCCAGCCTGATGTTGGGTTCCAGGCCGTTAAAGCGTTTTCAAAGTCATTAGGTTCTCCAAATTCCAGTGCCATTCGTGCCCCCTTTCTCGCCTTCATCTTTTTGGCCAGTTCAGGAGCAATTTCGATCTTAATTAGGTCTGAATAGTAATCGTAAACGACTTGACCATACTTATCTATATCTTCTTCGTTCTTTAAATCCGGAAAATCCTTACGGATACGGGCAAGGTCGCTCGATTTCAGGGGCCGTTGGCGCAAATCGGGGTACTTTGCAGCTATTCTTCGAATTTCCTGAAGGATTTCATCTAAGGTAAGTAGACCCCAGTCGGCTTTATCCTGAGCAGCTACCCGCCCTCCCGGATCCGTTTTGCTCAAAACGTGTTGGTCAAAATAAGCCATGTATTTATCAAACTTTTGACCAAAAATATCCTGTGAAACATTGGCTGGAATTCTAACGCGGAGGCCGCTCATCGTAACATAACGGTCTTCGGGGTTGATATTTCCCCTACTATCGACCGTTTCGAGATGCAGTTCGCAAGAGAGGATAGTGATCCCAATAAGGGTCAGCATCAGTAAGTTCCCCATCAAATGGGTAAATGAACGCTTGGCAAACATAATTTGTGGTTGTTTAGTCCG
It includes:
- a CDS encoding DUF6973 domain-containing protein, with product MFAKRSFTHLMGNLLMLTLIGITILSCELHLETVDSRGNINPEDRYVTMSGLRVRIPANVSQDIFGQKFDKYMAYFDQHVLSKTDPGGRVAAQDKADWGLLTLDEILQEIRRIAAKYPDLRQRPLKSSDLARIRKDFPDLKNEEDIDKYGQVVYDYYSDLIKIEIAPELAKKMKARKGARMALEFGEPNDFENALTAWNPTSGWSVSVARTDATNMVDALFGPNGNGDRHNANAFKHAVWNAMGVQEIITRRGNKWVALDKMRQFATAHELKNINCQSCPTQTFNGSFFNDLGTYFAWNFDSWFVSGSLPTSGSEGDDAAMDLHNNLVGRTYMYQMVRTGLFGIVTYNPSDDAIRDYFKSYVCFHLRQQYASGTLSYYNGNLGSLGGMNYHNDTSSFLIALPTSNPDGSAYIGRTADVSINCN